The genomic stretch ACGGGCGGGACGCAGTACAAGGTGTTCATCAACGAGTACCTGCCGCAGTCGCATAACAAACCGGGCACCACGACGCCGGATTATGACCAGCAGTTCGTCGAGCTGGTGAACACGGGCACCACGGCGGTGGACCTGGGCGGCTGGAAGATTCACGACGCCAGCTCCTACGCGGGCGAAGACGACACGCGGCACGTATTCCCGGCGGGGACGATGATTCAGCCGGGCAAGTCGTACGTCGTGTACTCGGGCCCGACGGCGGTGCCCGCAGGCGTGACGAACGCCACGGCGGCCTCGGGAGGAGGGCTGTACTTCAACCGGGGCGTCAACACGGGCAGCAGCGGCGACACCGTGCTCCTGGTGCGGCCGGACAACACCGTGCAGGACAGCGCGGGTTATCAGGACACGACGGTGGGCATCTCCTACAACCGGAGCCCGGACGGGAGTTCCACCGGGACCTGGGTGCCGCATACGCAGCTGTCGGCCGGCGTTGAGGCTTCACCTGGGCGGAGGGTGAACGGCACGGGGTTCTGACGGGAAACAGCGAGGTCCAAGGAGCCAGCGTCCCGGCCTGCCAACTCAAAGCTGTTCAGTCTTCCAGGCCCCATTTGCCCAGCCCGGCAGAAACAAGCCGGGCACGAACGGCGGCAACTGAATCGGGAGCCAGGCCAACACCTGCGCCTGCCGCATAGACGTCATTCAGAACGACGCCACGATCGAGTCCCGTGAGTTGACTCACGACCTCCACAAGATGCTCATCGGCCATATGCGGGTACAGCACTGCCAGGAGCGGCAGGTAGCTGGCCTCTGTGATTCCATTCGGGAATGCTCTGCTGATCAGGCTCGCAGTACTCACGAGATGGGATGGAATGCTCATGGCGTACGGGGCCTTGCAGTCAGAAACTCATCCTGGAGCTACCACGCCTTGACTGCGTTCGGACGCTCCTCCCACTGCTTCAACGCGTTGACGACGCGAGGCGGAGCACGCCGCCTACCTCTTCGGCTGAATGTCTACCTGAACCTGTGCCTGTGACATCAGAAGGAACTTCAGGTCGCACAGAGAGGCCTCCACGGTGCTCGTTCCCGGCCGAAGTGCCTGATACGAGAAGGCCGTAGCGGACTGCTTCATCAAGCCCAGTTCCTCTGGGTTGGCCAGGAACTCGATGCGCAGTTCTTGCGATGGCTGGGACTGCTTGAGGTGGACTTGGAGCTCCACCTCCTCGTCCACGTGGAGCTTGCTCTTCGACACCGTCACCTTGTCGATGCGCGGCAGGCGCTGGGACACGCCCTTCTGAACGTGCCGCTCCATGAAGCCTTGGAGCAACCGAGCCATGGGCTCCACCGAAATGCCGCTAGTATCCCGCAGTTCCACGAACACGTTGTGGAAGACCCAGAACACGGTCTGCAGCGGCGTGCCGGGCATCTGCACGGAGAGTTCCCCCAACCAAGCCGGCCCCCGGACATAGGGAATCTTCGCCATGGAGGTGGTGGACACGCCAGACAGGAAGCGCTCTCGCGCGACTTGGGCCCCGCTACTGGAGACGTGAACCTTGAGAATGAAGGTAGCCGTGCCCCGGCGGAAGCTCCACTTGCGCATGACCAGGCCGCCGGCCAGGACGTAGACATCCTCCGAGAAGGCTTTCCAGCCCGCCTCCTGCGTGGGGAGGAACTCCTTCACGCCGTCCCAGTCCGCCACCACGCCCACGTCCGGGTCCGGGCTGAAGACGACCTGTTCGTAGCCGATCCGGTCTTTGAACTTCTTCAACTTCTGCGATTTGACAAGCAGCATTCGCTCTCCCCAGGCAATCGAGCCAAAAGCCTTACGCAAGAGAATTATGGCTCGTGATTGTCTTCAATATTCCATTTGGAGTGAGGAGTCATCGTTACCTTCCGTGTGCTGCCAGCGTGCCCCTTCTGCT from Myxococcus xanthus encodes the following:
- a CDS encoding DUF3349 domain-containing protein, which encodes MSIPSHLVSTASLISRAFPNGITEASYLPLLAVLYPHMADEHLVEVVSQLTGLDRGVVLNDVYAAGAGVGLAPDSVAAVRARLVSAGLGKWGLED